The following are encoded in a window of Naumovozyma castellii chromosome 8, complete genome genomic DNA:
- the CDC16 gene encoding anaphase promoting complex subunit CDC16 (ancestral locus Anc_2.665) gives MRNPTSPNQTPSQHNSTIAISPFVGNRTRSRLPTHRIHPATNAQRENPLSNQLNQSWNRTVSGQSPYRSLANSPLVQKTNPSIITASLTTPHQKNTGTIPTNLNANPNSSLLASLSKGNVFGSTISSSLRKVSIQPNSNIPETNTKDENMSNEINKATTTTLTTNTTIVSPEIDLSELTSIERLRLWRHDALMQHMYRTAEYIGNKIYTITEDPNDAFWLAQVYYNNNEFIRAIDLLTKDNLESLNIICRYLMGLCLFKLQRYDDALDVVDELNPFSDSKQDSDPTIAPDGGIKVESSLCYLRGLIFAAQNNLKKAKTAFKEAVLVDVKNYEAFESLISKNLISPEEEWDLLLSLDFSTLGDNEEMIRYLYTLNVSKYIHQDVSKTAKQSLSDEYGLSNNIDILRYQIETLYSQCKFSECLEACEKALDGDEYNPTILPTYISCLYEQNGKNKLFLLSHNLAEKFPKSAITWFSVATYYMAIEDVPKARKYFSKASILDPSFSAAWLGFAHTYGLEGEHDQALSAYATAARFFPGIHVPNLFLGMEYMATNTLSLAEEYFTLAYDTCRYDPLLLNEMGVMYFKKNELEKSKRYLKKALEAVRNSSGTSTIVISIQMNLAHTYRKLGEYERAIKCFKLVLEEAGKDAEVYCALGFLYLKTKRLGKAIDYLHESLALKPSNTSAQELLLHALELNASIVLDENHPLVMNAELYSNNEDKLIQKKRGNISSTEAASMSKKMKMNGDMRRLSPDEDGDEEMDIE, from the coding sequence ATGCGAAATCCTACCTCTCCGAACCAAACTCCCTCACAACACAATTCAACAATAGCAATTTCTCCCTTTGTAGGGAACAGAACACGATCTAGACTACCAACACATCGAATACACCCAGCTACCAATGCACAACGAGAAAATCCCCTCTCAAATCAATTAAACCAGAGCTGGAATAGGACAGTTTCAGGTCAGAGCCCCTATCGATCATTGGCAAATAGTCCTCTAGTGCAGAAAACAAATCCGTCAATAATAACTGCATCATTGACCACACCGCATCAAAAGAATACAGGAACTATACCTACAAATCTAAATGCAAATCCAAATTCCTCATTGTTAGCATCTCTTTCTAAAGGTAATGTATTTGGCTCTACTATCTCATCATCACTACGGAAAGTTAGTATTCAACCTAACTCTAATATACCAGAAACTAATAccaaagatgaaaatatgTCTAACGAAATAAATAAGGCAACTACAACAACGTTAACTACTAATACTACGATAGTATCCCCAGAAATTGACCTTTCAGAGTTAACATCGATTGAAAGGCTTCGGTTGTGGAGACACGATGCATTGATGCAACATATGTATAGAACTGCCGAATATATTGGAAATAAGATATACACAATTACAGAAGATCCAAACGATGCATTTTGGCTTGCTCAAgtatattataataataatgagTTTATCAGAGCTATCGATCTATTAACCAAAGATAACTTAGAATCATTGAACATTATCTGTAGATACCTCATGGGTTTAtgtttatttaaattaCAAAGATATGATGATGCATTAGACGTGGTCGATGAACTGAATCCCTTTTCTGATTCTAAACAGGATTCTGATCCGACTATTGCACCAGATGGAGGGATTAAGGTGGAATCCTCACTATGCTATTTAAGAGGTTTGATCTTTGCTGCACAGAATAACTTAAAGAAGGCAAAAACTGCATTTAAGGAAGCTGTGTTAGTAGAtgtgaaaaattatgaGGCATTTGAGAgtttaatttcaaagaatttaatatcaCCAGAGGAAGAATGGGATCTTTTACTATCGTTAGATTTCTCAACTTTGGGAGATAACGAAGAGATGATTAGATATTTATACACTTTAAACGTCTCAAAGTATATCCACCAAGATGTGTCCAAAACTGCGAAGCAGTCATTATCTGATGAGTATGGTTTGTCAAACAATATTGATATACTTCGATATCAGATTGAAACTTTATACTCGCAGTGTAAATTCAGTGAATGTCTAGAAGCATGTGAGAAAGCATTAGATGGTGATGAATATAATCCTACTATTCTACCGACATATATATCTTGCCTATATGAACAGAATGGtaaaaataaacttttTTTACTTTCTCATAATTTGGCAGAGAAGTTCCCAAAGTCGGCAATCACTTGGTTCAGTGTAGCTACATACTATATGgccattgaagatgttcCAAAGGccagaaaatatttctctaAGGCATCTATACTTGATCCGTCATTTTCTGCTGCTTGGTTAGGATTCGCCCACACTTATGGTTTAGAAGGAGAACATGACCAAGCACTTTCTGCGTATGCCACAGCAGCAAGATTTTTCCCGGGAATACATGTTCCAAATTTATTCTTGGGTATGGAATACATGGCAACTAATACCCTGTCTTTAGcagaagaatattttacCTTAGCATATGATACGTGTCGCTATGATCCATTATTGTTAAATGAAATGGGGGTCATgtatttcaagaaaaatgaacttgagaaatcaaaaagatatttaaagaaagcATTAGAAGCTGTAAGAAATTCAAGTGGTACATCAACAATAGTAATATCCattcaaatgaatttaGCCCATACATATAGAAAGCTCGGTGAATATGAAAGAGCtattaaatgtttcaagTTAGTTCTTGAAGAGGCTGGTAAAGATGCAGAAGTTTATTGTGCCCTAGGATTTTTATATCTGAAAACTAAGCGATTAGGAAAAGCTATTGATTATCTTCATGAATCATTGGCTTTGAAACCGTCAAACACATCTGCCCAAGAATTATTGTTACATGCATTGGAATTGAATGCCTCCATTGTTCTGGATGAAAACCATCCGTTGGTAATGAATGCAGAGCTATACAGCAATAACGAAGACAAGTTGATACAGAAAAAGCGAGGTAATATTTCCTCTACTGAGGCCGCTAGTATGtcaaagaagatgaaaatgaatggaGACATGCGTAGGCTCAGTCCTGATGAAGATGGggatgaagaaatggatATTGAATAA
- the SKA1 gene encoding Ska1p (ancestral locus Anc_2.666) — MEESELLDFLLQEDLSPKPNTSSETSRSRWLKDDDVSTKTAKSKVAPEHVTVNSQRDDEFMDGFMDDLSSLISGTENIKIKPSSSQDTSKFKMKMGLDEDIDENAIPGTRKDGKRPRKTKTGSSRKVQLKEGPLEEFDIITKTTDNRKDTKQSHLQNLNDKLTRRERKKKSTVLKSKENSPNGNEVQNPDTKKKQKDTLKKSKKETKLQSKDEPIDITSNRTVKKETQKEGFNANGEPASKEGSEKPSKSQRRRKAREEKKKLANTNNTLEVNNISVSQDLNLQVPKNKKTDRVKKKNKKDKKLQQPTTEELNQSKKQSREPDTISIDELPTKTPKSSNEKRKSKGPDKIEKNVGESNQKEPRRKKQPALGTKRKGSSGHHIIEPTKATDTLQKFSRTSVEF, encoded by the coding sequence ATGGAGGAAAGTGAACTGCTGGATTTCTTATTACAAGAGGATTTATCTCCCAAACCAAACACTTCTTCAGAAACCTCTCGTTCGCGATGGTTAAAGGATGACGATGTTTCAACAAAGACAGCTAAGAGCAAAGTTGCCCCTGAACATGTCACTGTCAATTCACAAAGGGACGACGAATTTATGGATGGGTTTATGGATGATCTGAGTTCGCTGATATCAGGCACAGAGAATATTAAGATAAAACCTTCCAGCTCGCAAGACACAAGCAAAttcaagatgaaaatggGACTcgatgaagatattgatgagAACGCCATACCAGGAACACGAAAAGATGGAAAACGTCCAAGAAAAACTAAGACGGGTTCCTCAAGAAAAGTACAGTTAAAGGAGGGTCCACTAGAGGAATTTGATATCATTACAAAAACGACTGATAATCGTAAGGATACTAAACAATCTCACttacaaaatttgaatgataagCTGACAAGGAGGGAAcgaaaaaagaaatcaacTGTTTTGAAATCAAAGGAAAATAGTCCCAATGGCAATGAAGTACAGAACCCTGAtacaaagaagaagcaaaaaGATACTTTAAAGAAATCTAAAAAAGAAACTAAACTCCAAAGTAAAGATGAGCCTATAGATATTACATCTAATAGAACTGTTAAAAAGGAAACTCAGAAAGAAGGATTTAATGCGAATGGAGAGCCAGCATCTAAAGAAGGGTCTGAAAAACCATCAAAGTCCcagagaagaagaaaggcaagagaagagaaaaagaaattagcTAATACCAATAATACTTTGGAAgtcaataatatttctgTTTCccaagatttgaatttacaAGTTCCtaaaaacaagaaaactGATAGAgtgaaaaagaagaataaaaagGATAAAAAATTACAGCAACCTACTactgaagaattaaatcAGTCAAAAAAACAGTCAAGGGAACCTGACACCATATCAATTGATGAACTGCCTACGAAAACACCTAAATCGTCAAACGAGAAAAGGAAATCGAAAGGACCGGATAAAATAGAGAAGAACGTTGGCGAGTCGAATCAAAAGGAACCGAGAAGGAAAAAGCAGCCAGCGTTAGGCACCAAGAGAAAAGGGTCTTCTGGACATCATATAATCGAACCAACCAAGGCAACAGATACATTGCAAAAGTTTAGCCGTACTAGCGTGGAATTTTGA
- the NCAS0H03560 gene encoding uncharacterized protein (ancestral locus Anc_2.667), protein MAYLFDLLVEDTLSLLGGKMLKYSRNPLVAATKGPCLSSPILFTSIRGYSQTRFHNGKKTSKNTNQTSKEPNGGHKKKLLILGLLAIGTTALSLSYQKNNPIEFIEPQKEKKQKKMSTTAFTPDQVSVIFVLGGPGAGKGTQCAKLVADYGFVHLSAGDLLRAEQNREGSEFGTLIKHYITEGLIVPQEITLALLKNAIQENYDKGMKKFLVDGFPRKMDQALSFEEQIVPSKFILFFDCPEDVMLERLLDRGKTSGRVDDNIESIKKRFKTFEETSMPVVKYFEDQHKVIKIRCDSPVDDVYKQVKAAVDERIN, encoded by the coding sequence ATGGCATATCTGTTTGATCTATTAGTGGAAGACACTCTCTCTTTGTTAGGAGGAAAAATGTTGAAGTATTCGAGGAACCCACTAGTTGCCGCTACTAAAGGACCCTGTTTGTCATCCCCCATTTTATTTACATCTATCCGTGGCTATTCACAGACTCGATTCCATAACGGGAAGAAAACTTCAAAGAATACCAATCAAACCTCCAAAGAACCTAACGGTGGTCATAAGAAAAAGTTACTCATATTGGGATTATTAGCCATTGGTACCACTGCCCTTTCATTAAGTTATCAAAAGAATAACCCTATAGAGTTTATAGAACctcaaaaagaaaagaaacaaaagaagatgTCAACTACAGCTTTTACTCCAGATCAAGTGTCAGTAATATTTGTCCTTGGTGGACCAGGTGCTGGTAAAGGTACACAATGTGCTAAATTAGTTGCTGATTATGGATTTGTTCATTTATCTGCTGGTGATTTATTACGTGCCGAACAGAATCGTGAAGGCTCTGAATTCGGTACTTTAATTAAACATTACATTACTGAAGGTTTAATTGTTCCTCAAGAGATCACGTTGGCTTTATTAAAGAATGccattcaagaaaattatGATAAGGGgatgaaaaaattcttAGTAGATGGATTCCCTAGAAAGATGGATCAAGCTCTTTCATTTGAAGAGCAAATTGTACCAAGTAAgtttatattatttttcgATTGTCCAGAAGACGTTATGTTAGAAAGATTATTAGACCGTGGCAAAACTAGTGGTAGAGTAGATGATAACATTGAATCTATCAagaaaagattcaaaaCTTTTGAAGAGACAAGTATGCCCGTGGTTAAGTATTTCGAAGACCAACATAAGGTCATTAAGATCCGTTGTGACTCACCTGTTGATGATGTTTACAAACAGGTGAAGGCAGCCGTTGACGAAAGAATCAATTAA
- the NCAS0H03570 gene encoding SDR family oxidoreductase (ancestral locus Anc_2.668) — MGKVIIVTGVSRGIGKSIVERIFKLSSDAIVYGIARSEAPLKALKETYGDRFFYVTGDITDQVALQKLVDGAAKEQGKIDSVVANAGVLEPVQDVNHIDIDAWKKLFDINFFSVVSLTSITLPYLKKTNGNIVFVSSDASDMHFSSWGAYSASKACLNRFAMTVANEEPAVKCLSVAPGIVDTSMQVNIRENVGKDMTSEDHAMFKDLKESNKLLDSNVPATVYSKLALNGIPVDVNGKYLSFDDPILKEFA, encoded by the coding sequence ATGGGTAaagttattattgttacaGGTGTCTCGAGAGGTATTGGGAAGTCCATCGTCGAAAGAATCTTTAAGTTGAGTTCTGATGCCATTGTTTACGGTATCGCCAGATCTGAAGCTCCCTTGAAAGCTCTTAAGGAAACATACGGAGATAGGTTCTTTTATGTTACCGGGGATATCACTGACCAAGTCGCTTTGCAGAAATTGGTTGATGGTGCTGCCAAGGAACAGGGGAAGATTGATTCCGTCGTAGCCAATGCTGGTGTCTTGGAACCCGTACAGGACGTCAATcatattgatattgatgcTTGGAAAAAGTTATTCgatattaatttcttttctgtAGTGTCGTTGACTAGTATTACATTGCCctatttgaagaagacCAATGGTAATATTGTATTTGTCAGCTCTGATGCTAGTGATATGCATTTCAGTAGTTGGGGTGCTTATTCCGCTTCCAAGGCTTGTTTGAACAGATTTGCAATGACCGTGGCTAATGAAGAACCAGCTGTCAAATGTTTGAGTGTGGCTCCAGGTATCGTTGACACATCAATGCAAGTAAACATTAGAGAAAATGTCGGGAAGGATATGACCTCTGAAGACCATGCAATGTTTAAGGACTTGAAGGAAAGTAACAAACTATTAGATAGTAATGTTCCTGCCACTGTCTATTCTAAATTAGCTTTGAATGGGATCCCCGTTGATGTTAATGGTAAATATTTGAGTTTTGATGATCCAATCTTGAAGGAGTTCGCTTAA
- the PAN3 gene encoding PAN-complex poly(A)-binding subunit PAN3 (ancestral locus Anc_2.669), with protein MDKINAEWAKDIPCRNVTIYGYCKKIKDGCPFKHSETDEPAAEIQEPVPVQQSPVAPVPSFSRKFNPKSSASFTPMSSKTPELAAVSSFERSSNPSSPAPPASIPKPMNSPLASQSSNASFPPQPFYSYPASSSNGTLLNNTILPDGISLHDPAFPLTQIDKTMLANDPNLPSANVPLQFSSSPASNIHQQMLNENNINNNNSRYPSIYPPPHSILQYHLYAPDPPPQLRLPLKPNERTPETLFIPNDLREQLVKKNLASLQIFPSGGAIPDIVQDYFGLVPLDFHQKEVTKDRYQGHKNSLYKVFSNLDGKVYILRRIHDVQIMDPQQIAKPFQKWNNLECNQIVKLRDLFLTTKFGDSSLCLVYDFYPQANSLYEHHFTNFPLVPITQDYLWTYLVQLTNAINVVHSKGFYIGLIDWDKIIVTGDPGRIKLSGCGAIDVLGANEELDLHSKQQMDFENLGQLLFKLASKIGNNANAKIDELSVDDQFKTVLQYLLNDTNDRKTINELSQLFIDKILSNVESSQGYAEYTEGILSRELENGRLFRLICKLNFIFGKIESRVDINWSESGEKFPIILFYDFVFHQVDETGKSVMDLTHVLRCLNKLDAGAPEKLILATPDEMNCIIISYKELKDLIDTTFRSMTQ; from the coding sequence ATGGACAAGATTAATGCCGAATGGGCAAAAGATATCCCTTGCAGAAATGTCACCATTTATGGATACTGCAAGAAGATTAAAGATGGTTGCCCCTTCAAACACAGTGAAACAGATGAGCCTGCTGCAGAAATACAGGAGCCTGTACCAGTACAGCAATCTCCAGTGGCCCCGGTCCCATCTTTTAGTCGTAAGTTTAATCCTAAGAGTTCTGCCAGTTTCACTCCTATGTCTTCTAAGACTCCCGAATTGGCAGCTGTGTCATCTTTTGAACGTTCATCAAATCCATCTTCACCAGCACCACCGGCAAGCATACCCAAACCAATGAACTCCCCATTGGCTTCCCAGAGTTCTAATGCTTCATTCCCACCCCAACCTTTTTATTCCTATCCTGCATCCTCCTCGAATGGcactttattaaataatacaatCTTACCGGATGGAATTTCTCTTCATGATCCAGCATTTCCTTTGACACAGATAGATAAGACTATGTTAGCAAACGACCCAAACCTTCCGTCTGCAAATGTACCGTTAcaattttcatcttcacctgcttcaaatattcatcaGCAGATGCTTAACGAAAATAACattaataacaacaatagtAGATACCCCTCGATATACCCACCACCGCATAGTATCTTACAATATCATTTGTATGCCCCTGATCCACCTCCTCAATTAAGATTACCATTGAAACCAAATGAAAGAACTCCTGaaacattatttattccaaaTGATTTAAGAGAACAATTAGTCAAGAAAAATCTTGCATCATTACAAATCTTTCCTTCAGGTGGTGCCATTCCTGATATTGTACAAGATTATTTTGGTTTAGTACCATTGGATTTCCATCAAAAGGAAGTTACCAAAGATCGTTATCAAGGCCATAAGAATTCTCTTTATAAAGTATTCTCAAACTTAGATGGTAAGGTTTATATCTTACGTAGAATCCATGACGTTCAAATAATGGATCCTCAACAAATTGCTAAACCGTTCCAaaaatggaataatttgGAGTGTAATCAAATTGTCAAATTAAGAGACTTATTTTTAACTACTAAATTTGGAGATTCTTCCTTATGTTTAGTTTATGATTTCTACCCACAAGCGAACTCTCTATATGAACATCATTTTACTAATTTCCCTCTAGTACCAATAACTCAGGATTACTTATGGACTTACCTTGTTCAATTGACCAACGCAATAAATGTTGTACATTCGAAGGGTTTCTATATTGGATTAATTGACTGGGATAAGATTATTGTCACGGGAGATCCAGGTAGAATTAAGCTATCAGGTTGTGGTGCAATTGATGTATTAGGCGccaatgaagaattggattTACATTCCAAACAGCAAATGGATTTTGAAAACTTGGGACAATTATTGTTCAAATTGGCTTCCAAAATAGGAAATAATGCTAACGCTaagattgatgaattatccGTTGATGATCAATTTAAAACTGTGCtacaatatttattaaatgatacAAATGATAGGAAAaccattaatgaattatctcagttatttattgataaGATATTATCCAATGTAGAATCATCTCAAGGTTATGCTGAATATACCGAAGGCATTCTTTCAAGAGAACTagaaaatggaagattATTTAGATTGATTTGcaaattgaattttattttcgGCAAGATTGAATCGAGAGTGGATATCAATTGGTCCGAATCaggtgaaaaatttccaattattCTGTTCTATGATTTTGTTTTCCATCAAGTTGATGAAACGGGGAAGTCTGTCATGGATTTAACTCATGTTCTAAGATGTTTGAATAAGTTGGACGCAGGTGCTCctgaaaaattgatattaGCTACCCCCGATGAAATgaattgtattattatcagtTACAAAGAGTTGAAGGACTTGATAGATACAACTTTTAGATCAATGACTCAATAA
- the NCAS0H03590 gene encoding uncharacterized protein, translated as MTQSASEPVAFKKDTVLVIFGASGDLAKKETFPALFGLYSEGALDPSTKIICYARSNITVEKIREMCLPYCRKSTTGNDEAKMKEFFKMVSYVQGAYDTDDGYIRLRDEIESFEAERGVTEPHRVFYLAVPPSIFLTVAGQVKKNVYAENGITRVIVEKPFGDDLESSREMQKGFKPLFRPEEIFKVDHFLGKDDVRRLLTVRFANPFLNQSWNKDNIESVQVWFKEPFGAEGRGGFFDSTGIIRDVMQNHLLQILTLATMEEPIANNADAIRDAKVDLLKCMEPLGPENIVALGQYGRSVDGTKPSYLDDDTVLNKKSNCLTFTELTFAIHNDRWEGVPIVMRAGKGLDEDRVEIRIKYKKNTSGMFKGCTPNEFVIHFHPKPTIYMTFNTKAPGFDDKLHQINLDMTYAQEYKKDWVPEAYECLIKDAFLGNSANYVRDDELDVSWALFTPLLKYVEGPNAPEPEIYPYGSTGPKGILE; from the coding sequence atgacTCAAAGTGCAAGTGAACCTGTCGCCTTCAAGAAGGATACCGTTTTGGTTATCTTTGGTGCTTCTGGTGATTTAGCTAAGAAGGAAACTTTCCCAGCTTTGTTTGGTCTATACAGTGAAGGTGCCTTAGACCCATCAACCAAGATTATTTGTTATGCTCGTTCCAACATCACTGTTGAAAAGATTAGAGAGATGTGTCTTCCATACTGTCGTAAATCTACTACCGGTAATGATGAAGCTAAgatgaaagaatttttcaagatggTTTCTTACGTTCAAGGTGCGTATGACACTGATGATGGTTATATCAGATTAagagatgaaattgaaagttttgaagCCGAAAGAGGTGTTACTGAACCACACCGTGTCTTCTATCTAGCTGTTCCTCCAAGTATTTTCTTAACTGTTGCTGGTCAAGTCAAGAAGAACGTTTATGCTGAAAATGGTATTACTCGTGTCATTGTCGAAAAACCATTCGGTgatgatttggaatctTCAAGAGAAATGCAAAAGGGCTTCAAACCATTGTTTAGAccagaagaaatttttaagGTTGATCATTTCTTGGGTAAGGATGACGTTAGACGTTTGCTAACCGTTAGATTTGCTAATCCTTTCTTGAACCAAAGTTGGAACAAGGACAACATCGAAAGTGTTCAAGTTTGGTTCAAGGAACCATTTGGTGCTGAAGGTCGTGGTGGTTTCTTTGACTCTACCGGTATTATTAGAGATGTTATGCAAAACCATTTGTTGCAAATCTTGACTTTGGCCACTATGGAAGAGCCAATAGCTAACAACGCTGATGCCATCCGTGACGCTAAGgttgatttattgaaatgtaTGGAACCATTAGGTCCAGAAAACATTGTTGCTCTAGGTCAATATGGTAGATCTGTTGATGGTACCAAACCTTCCTATTTGGATGATGACACTGTTCTTAACAAGAAATCCAACTGTTTAACTTTTACCGAATTGACTTTTGCAATCCATAACGATCGTTGGGAAGGTGTTCCAATTGTCATGAGAGCTGGTAAAGGTTTAGATGAAGACAGAGTTGAAATTAGAATCAAGTATAAGAAGAATACAAGCGGTATGTTCAAGGGTTGTACTCCAAATGAATTTGTTATCCATTTCCATCCAAAACCAACTATCTATATGACTTTCAATACAAAGGCTCCTGGTTTCGATGACAAACTACACCAAATTAACTTGGATATGACATATGCTCAAGAATACAAAAAGGACTGGGTTCCAGAAGCTTATGAATGTTTGATTAAGGATGCCTTCTTAGGTAACAGTGCCAACTATGTCAGAGATGATGAACTAGATGTCAGTTGGGCATTATTCACTCCATTGTTGAAATACGTGGAAGGTCCAAATGCTCCAGAACCAGAAATTTATCCATACGGTTCCACTGGTCCAAAGGGTATTTTGGAATGA